The window AACATGTAATGAAGCAATGGTTTCTCTGCTCCCAACCACTGACAGTCTGTCGGTAACAGTGCCTTGGTCACAACAGTTAGTTGTTCTTGATAATTGCTTACAGGTCACCATGGGCAAAAATGGCAACACTGCAGAGTTCTCTCTTGTTGAGGAAGACCCATGGAAATGCGGGTAAAGCAGATTCAGATGCCACTGCACCTTACACGAGTATTACATTTACTTTCTGCTGACACAACAGCAAAAATACAAGCAACGACAAAAAGCAATCATATTAAGAAGAAGACATAAAAGGAAGAAAGCATTAAGGGGAGCTTAACAGGAGTCGGCCAGATTTTGAAAATTCCTTTATCCATCTGGGTGACTGAATGGACCAAATCTTCACCCTAGATTAGATCTTGTGTTTGTATAACTTCTACACAAACTGTAATAAACTTCCATGCACTTGTACAGACAACATTCAGTTGACAACACTCAGGGCCTTACTTGGTGCTGCTGCAAGCTACCTGTCCTGTCAACGCAAACAAATTCTTCTACTCTGTGCAACATGTGATGTTTCTTTTGTACCAAACCATTTTCTTTGTAGCTTAAAGGAGGGTGTGTGACTGATGGCCTTGCTGCTTAACTTATATATAAGGAGCATGTGAGAGGGCTGATATAAAAGGCATCAGAATCTGACAGATTTTATTGCTGAATTGTTGATACCATCAGCAGTTTCACAATTTGTAAGCTtatggcaaaaaaagaaaagaaaccaaagcAAAGAGTGTTTTGTTGTTGAATTGCGAGGAAAGGTCAGGGCAGTTAAACATTGCATCACCTTTGACTGTTCAACTCATGGGATTATTCCCTGATGTCACACACAAGGTCAGAGCTGATAAGTGAAGATTAGGACTTAAGAGCAGAGAGTGTGGCCTCTAAATGTAGCAACACAAAGTACAGAATGTGTTGCTGAGAGTAAAGCTCAAATAGATTACATAAAGGGTGTCCTCCCAGTTATTTATCCatatgtttgtttctttgtttttttgtatgtatGTCCTTGATGTATGGATAACTGAGTTTCTGTTAATAATCAAAAGTCTGCTGTGTCCTGGAAATCACGTGTGTACGAGTGTGTTTCTGACAGAGAGTGGGGGAGATTAAcgaaaagaaaaggaacaaaaaactGGAGGTTTAATGAGAAGAAGTGGGGATGTCTCTCAAACCCTCAACAGACCAGTGCAttgtccagtgttttatttcaAACCGTTTATTTCTTTACTATATGACAACCTTGCCTTGAAGATGTCACCTGCAGAGTGCAGTTAGTATGATCATGATCACTGAAGCATTTCTGGATGAAAGCTAGTATGAATTGTCGCACTAGAATAGAAAAGAGTAACAGAAGTTTTGTGAGTGAGGATGGCTGGGCCTTCTTCACAAGGTTTTGTAGCATCTACAAAACAGATTTAGATAGAAATAACAAGCTTGTAATTACACCTAGAGTTAATTAGCTATGGTCACGTCTGTTTAGCAAGTGCACACTAAATTCTGCCTCCAGCACTCGCATAAATCTGACGCTGTAACAACAAGGTCATTGGATGTTGGCTCAGTATGTACATGTTTGTGAGTTTCACTCTGGTGTTCAAAACTAGATGAAACTGgattattcatttctttttcatataAGCAGAagcttatataaatatatataaataaaagtgcctgCTTGCACTTTGTGTATATACTCTCTTTAGGTAAAAAGTGTACAAATCAAATGTATAGACTTGATATTTTTGTCATCATAATGGTTTTTGCTATGTAAAAAATTTCTATAATGACTATAATGATATACAAGTATGCAATTATGCTAGAGCAATGctaatttatttctttaatgGGCCATTAGTTATCTCAATAGGTTGTGACCTTAGGGTTATTCATTAATAAGGAATCCAtcacatgtgtttgtttttaaaaaagattgcAAATTGTTTTCTGGGAAAAAAGTCCACTATTTATCTGTATGGGTACAAATTGTTACTGACCCACTGCATATTTGGTTGCTTAAGGATTCTGAGCAAGTTTATGGGGGTTTTTCAGTATGTGAGAATATGGGTCATGCCATATAGAGTATATCTAAAGGGAAAGACTGCTGTAGGCCATTCATTTGTCATTAATTCACTTCAtgcttttccatttctttaatttattattgGTCGTTGTTTTAGTTTATGATATGTTATTAGTCAACTGGCCTACCATAGCAAGTGTTTTCTATAAAGATGTAAGACTTGTACCATCTTTAGACGATTAAACTCCTATTTTGTATCTTTGTTTGGGATTCTGTACACATATCTGTCCGAGAATGCATTCAATATTTTCTTGTGTCCGAGATTCATCATCATGCTAAACTCTGACTGACTAAATGCAAGTAAGAATGAAGGGATTCGTGCTTCGTCATCACATCACAAGAACAAAAATATTTGTCTGGAAAATGGACCGAAagtgtaaaaatgttttaaggcATGTGTGTAAAGATTATTGGAagcaaataaatgtttattgATGAGCTACCATTGTGATTATTCCTCATAGGAGGCAGGATGCAGTACAGCATATGAATGTTCAGTAAGTGCATGTTACCACAGCTGAAGTGCTGTGTAGGCTCTCAAGAGGAACTAGACTCAGTGAGCTGAGTACCATTCAGTACTCCAAGAttccacaacaaaaacaacagagcaGCTTAATATAAGTTACAGTCCACAACACAGTCTTCAATAAGATTATTAAGCAAACATTACAATAACATTGTAACAAATGAcacttttaacaaaaaaaaaaaaaaaaaagccagctgGAAAAAAGGAAACCACGTGAATTACAacgaaaaacagagaaaaaaaacactgaggaGAGTTTAGCTCTATTTGAAATAAATGACATTACTACACTTTACCTGACCAACacataatttaaaaattaaaaaaagaaagaaaaaaaactcaataAGGCAATAAATAGACTAACCAAAATTTACTGCAACTAAAGTTGtcatcaaagtgtttcaaagtcagtgggggaaaaaaaaaatgaaatattgttgTCATTCAGACAAGAATCAGAGGCGTGAAAGTCCACAAATCCCCTTTTGCTCAGCAGTTTGGACAATTTTGTTCCTCTTTTAAATTATTGTGCTTCAAACACAGTCTCATGGTTCTGTTCTCCAGAGGGTTTGTTTCTGGATCTCAGTATGAGGGACCATTTTGTGGAATATCTTCCAGGGGAATGACAGTGTACTCCCCTGAATTTCCATTCTCCTTGGGCTTCTCATTAGGCAGGAAAGTCTCCATCTCTCGCTCCCTCTGCTGGTTATTTGTAGCCACTGTCAGGTTTGCCTGGTTCGGTCCATTCCACCTGCGCCATAAAAAtcaatattaatttaaaattctGTGCTTTGAGAAGATCTAGTCAGATATGTCGTTCGTGTCTCTGACATATGAGTCTTACTTGTGTCTGGTTGCGATGGCAACGCAGAGTATTACAAGTGCTGCAACACCAACGATAAAGCCAAGGATGATGATCCAATCTGGTCATATAGGAGAGGTGTGTTATAAAGGTGGAATGAGTGTTATTCGTGTATTAATTGTGCAGAAGTGTGGTTTTTGTCTGACTCACCAGGTGTAACATGTCCTTTGTGTGTTGGTTCAGTGTTCGTCGTCTGCGTCTGTGTCTGTGGTGCTTGTTGGCCTAATTGCACATAAAAATAGAATCGTAAACCTCTCCATATACACCATAACAATTTAACATACAGGTGCTTATTGAATTAATTGCACAATATTTACCTTTTCGTTTGTACTGATTATTCTCCTGATGCAGAAAATTTCGATTTTGTCTTGATACTTTTGATGATACAGTGGTAGTTTCTACCAGTTCAGACCCTGAACCAGAATCCAGGTTCGTTGTGACGTCACTGGTAGAGACAGCAGGATCAGTAGTTTGCGAGAGGACATTGTTGTTTGAAGTGTTGCTTGACTGGTCTTCACTTGGCACTGATGTTGTGGTGGTATGGCTAATGAGGGAAGGTGAGGCATATCCTGAACCTCTCCCCTTTAACAAGTAACGCTCTGTGAAGTCCGAGGTCGGAGCATGCGTTGCTGTTGTGGTATCAAGTGCGAAGGGGATTGTTGATTCAACAGCACTGCCCTCAAACACGTAGCTCTCTGTGGAGTTAGAAGTCGGCGCATTTGTGGCATTCGTTGTTGTGGTATCGAGTGTGAAGGGGCTCGGTGATTCAACAGCACTGCCCTCAAACACGTAGCTCTCTGTGGAGTTAGAAGTCGGTGCATTTGTGGCATTTGTTGTTGTGGTATCGAGTGTGAAGGGGATTGGTGATTCGTCACTGGTCTCTCCTAAACCACTGCCCTCAGACACGGGACTCCCTATGAATGCAGAGGTCTGAGCATGTGAAATACTCAGCGTTGTGGTTTCATGCGGTGAGATGGACGTTGTTGAGATGTCACTGATCTTTCCAGCAGCACTTCCTTCGGTCATATCTTCAGAGTTGTAAACCGGTGTCTGTGATGCTTGAACTGTGGCATTTATTTTGGGTGTTTCAGTTGTAAGCGTAGGTGATGGACCAACAATGAACCCCTCCGTCATGGCATCCTTGAGAAAGCCTTCATCGGGGTTGTCAGGGTTCTGGGTCACAGCTAGgacaaagaaaaaggaaaaaatccaTGTATCATCTTAAGTGTTTACCTACGGGCTCTGACATGAGTAGAGAGGAAAGTTACCAAGCTTTGTTAAACACAAAAGGACCACACAGAGCTTATGTTGCTTCAGCCCAAAGTCTTGTGTTAGCTTGTTATGTGACCCGCTTTGATAAGGTGTGGTGAGAGACAGTAATAATTAACCTAGGTGACTAATCGTGTATTAGTGGGTTAACAAAAGAGAGACAACTTCATCAAAGCATCAGTTTTAATACCATGCTAAATAAACCGGGGCCAACATAactgttttctgtctttcaaAAAGAATTAAGCCATTATTAGGATTTTGCGTCACAAAGGAAGGAAGTCTTATATATCTTATGGTAAACCATTATAATTGCTGgtgaataaaaaacatttcGCTTTTTATTTAAGTGCTTCTTTCGCAACATTTCATCGGGAAATAATGTGTTTGTTACTTGCTTCTTATATTTACCTGACATCTACAACTACTTGGTATTTTTAAGTAGACCTTTCATTAGCAGTATCTTGCAGCATGAATTGAGTTGTTAGCAGTTCCACTAAAAAGGTCCCCCTTAACCTTGTAGCCCATATTTAAAATGCTTGATGTTGTTAAATGCCACTTATACACTGATGAAATAGTGTAAGTAAACTAATGAAACTATGTATAGTTTAGATTTATATCATTTAttttagaaaagaaagaaagaaagaggctCAGCTCAAATCACACATCTCCACTCTACATTTCTGCCCAGTCACGTTCAGCTCTGGTGCTCCCTATGAGAGTACCGGGTGCCCAAACTTGTGTAACAGCTCTTTGCTGATCTTTGGTTTCAAGACAAATTCATTAATGCACCTCCTGGAACAGAACATTTCACAAAGACTTCTGTGTGTAATCTGGCTCTGCCAATGAGACCTGTGCACTAACAATGAAATGCGACTCTTTAAGGAAGCGCTATACttcaaacataaagagaaatTTAGGTAGCAGCAGGAGAAGTGCTGACTCACGGGGTAAAGAAAAAGGCTCGACGGGAATTATTGAAAGTTCAGAAGCTGATATAAAAGAATTACTTTGTCTGAGACTGAACACCCCATACCTCTGGGCTCCTACATTTTTGGATGgaaactgacttttttttatacAGCATCATTCATCAATGAATAAGTAGCTTTGTTGTGgttgtatttacagtttagCTGTCAAAGACAAATTCACATTGAAATAAAAAAGCTAAAAACTTGTGCTAAAAACAATTTACTACAatacatattaaaaaatatCACCTACTATTAACAGGTGTTGAATGGACAGCAGCAAGAAGTCCCAGAACAACTGCCAAAAGAAGATTCCTCATCTTCATAACAGAGAAAGGTGCTAAAATCAAGGACTGAAGGTAACCGTGAGCCAGCTGGAGCTATATTGCACAGTGAACTGATACTTTGAGCCAGATAAATCATGTCTTTGCCTTTTTATACAGCAGCAGGTCACATCAGCACAATAGCTGGcgtcacagaaacacacaagagCTCAGACACACCTTTTGGCACGCCTTCTTCCTTATCCACTTTCTCAcggtttttttcttcctcaggCACAACACTCATGTCAAAATGACATCAATGAAAAGTTCCTGCTCAGGATTTTCCTTGCCTTGTAAAAGTTTTAACAAATGCCTTAGATGATGGGATTCAGATATCATTTACTGCAGGGCTGTATCAcatgaagacaaaacaaaataatgtttaaGTGTGTAGTTTCTCTTAGTTTCTCTTTGGTATTGTTTAAAAGGGGCCAGAAAATTTATGCAGCAAATACTGCTCAAACATATGCACCAAATGTCAAACAGTATAAGTATCCTAATCTAGAAACCTACTAAGCTGATATAAGAAGTGGAAAAATACAGTTTGCGTGAAAAATTTGCAAGGACCTGAGCAGATGCAATTTTTTCCCTCATTTACCTACATTTAAGTATGACTTGTGGATTTTTTTAATAAGAAAGATATACGCAGGAACCTAATCTGATACATTAGAATCTGTTAAAAGCCCAATGAAGCTAGCCATTGTTGCCTTTGTTTGAAAGGGGTGTATGAGTGTAAGATTACATCTCTGCATGTCAGTTAAGGCAGGCTAGAAACatgcaagagaaaaaaaaacatacaggaGATCATTACTGATTGCTCCTGTTTTATGTAATGCAGTCCAACCAGCAGTTGAATAATAGGGAAACTCAGTGAAACTCCAGGCACCATGTGAAAAAGCCTTCACGGAAATGGAAAAATCTGTTGGCTGACAGAAGAGAGGCTTGGAAACCGCTCAAGACTCAGTTAGACAAATGATAAATTATGTGCAGTTCTAGAGCTGCATGAAACAACACATCATCTTTCATCAGTACTTCCTTATCATTCTATCTTCCATTCCCATGTCACAGAAGAATCCTGGCATtttaacaaaacaagacaatacATTGTTGGCCTGGTTTCATAGTTTTAATATCCAATTTTTGACTTCACTGGAAAGATTTTTGTTACAATCTCAGCTCAATATCACCTTCCTGCAGGCAGTGTGTGCTGTATATAATAGCAGTTATGATATGCTGGTATCTGAAGGAAATTGATGCATGCGTCACAGTAAAACTATTGCCTCAGGTGTTCTGGCACATTTGTGAAGTTGTGACATTCATCATGAATTACTCAGCATGTGTGGGTGAGCTCTTGTCCAGACTTGTATTCCACACCCAGTAGAGGCTTGTTTCTCTCACTGCTAAGAATGGAATTTCACAATTTATTAGCTATGATGCACAGTAGGAAGAGATCACCAGGCTAAAACACAAACCCTGCTTTCATAATGCAGCACTAGCTAGCTTTCACTGGCCAGACAGTGCAAGTGATTCAATAATAATGAGGTACAATGCATGGAAGCCTTTGGCTTTCACATAGTTTGATAGAACTATAGACCTCATTAAGTTGTTCAGTTCAGCCTTTAACAGTATTTTAATCTTTCAGATTATAagtatggtaaatggactggttctgcAACTCTCGAATTCATTTccagaagcatttttttttttttactgaaattgAATAAGTATATTTACTGCATGTTTCTAAAACATTTATGCATATAATTCCATTGTATAGACATGACCATACACTTATACATGACTACTCATTGTATTTTACATTAAAACTATGATTGCATGACTTTTATTTTAAGTCACTGAGCTTTCTGGACTGTGTTTGGATTTAACATACCATGGTGGGAAACCCAGATCAGTAGTGTTCAATACGATCAACGGAAGAAGCGGtctaaaaagacaaaacaaaaccaaaaaactgataaataaaaatgtactttGCGAATGTAAagtttgtaaaataaaataaaaaaactttaCTTATGTGTACATGctcaccaaaataaaaaatactgtttaaagtgactatgagaaataattctccaggcttcctgagggtctttcaaagtttttctttggatcaACATCATGTATCAAGGAGGTCAGGAATGAGGCACAACAGTGAATGTCTTCTCAGCTCTGTCATAGTTTAGGGTTGCATTTCAACCAGTGTTTAAGATCTTGTTGAAATTAATAGAATTCTGTACATAGAAAAGGATGGGTTTTTTTCAGCATGGCAatggtctcaaacacacatccaatacagtaaaagcatgcctggatagaaaaacacacagtggaacaataTGAGCCATGGATTGGCtcccccagagcccagacctcaacattactgaagcagtgtgggaacATCTAGCTAGAGAAGGGAACAAAAGGTAGGCAACATcgaaagaaaagctttgaatgtccttcaggaGGCATggagaaatgacaagaaagcttgcctaagagagttcagactgtgctgaagaataaaactgatcacaccaaatattgactttcaagcttctGCTGCTGATGTCATAGCTTGGACACACTGCAGATCACCTCTTTGTATGTTGTTTATATAACACTGGGCGTGAGCAGTGTCTCTGAGCCACAAGAGCGAACAGTTCCATGTGTCTCTCACAGATTGGCTGGTTCAAAATGTTGTAGATTTACAAGTATGGATCTACAAGTGTAGTTTTCAATGTACTGTACAGTTGCACAAACGCTGTTTGCGGTATTTTCATGAGTGTTTGCAAGTTTCACTAAATCATTGCTCATAAAGAAATGATGGAtttctcaagacttttgcacagtgccgTATATTGAAGGCAATAACCCTCTCCTCTTCCGTTTCACATTTCTCTTGcaacaaaaaaatcaattgCTTGGTCTAACCATCACTTCCTTGTTCAGCTCTGGACTGGAATTCTGTTATATGGGTTAATTAACACTGGAAAACGGATAAGACCTGCTTACAATTCTGAGGAAGTATATAGTTATGAGTTGTGACCCTGGATGACATTCCAACCTCACAGCTGCCCCATACTGCCTGGAAGCTACAAGAAGGAAAGCAGTTTAACTGGAGGGCAGATAGGATGGGACTCTGCCAAAAAATTTACTTCCTTATCAACCAGCCAGTAGTTTTATTTAGGTAGGGATGTACAGAAGTGTTTCAGAAAAAGGAACATGTATGTAACCTGTAAATGGTGCAAGACAgacatttgtgttttcattttttgtttctgtttaggcagacaattttttattttttttagttaacACGCAATTGGTCGACTATGTGCTTTACTGAACATGTAATGACACATTACTTGGCATGAAACAAAACATGTCAGGTAGGGTCCTTTAAGTTGTAAAGTAACATGGGAAAAGTCATCACATCATGGAAACTGCACAAACTAACTGTCAGTCCACTTTGTTACTGTCGGTACACCAAAAGgaatatttgattaaaaaataaataaaatcaagagACAGGCCTTGGCTAGTTTATCTCCCTTTAACAGACATATTATCTTCTAGATCTTTAACATGACCTTTGACTTTGACATCTTCAGTGGTTTGTCCCtcccttgtttctttttttttcttttcttgcatGTACCAACAGTTTTAAATATCCCACGACATTTCAGTGTGATtcaaaaatgtcctttttttttgaTCAACCAGCCCATTTTTTTCAGGCTATGTTTCTTGTTGTAGCTTGTTTGCTGGTGTGCTCAGGATCATT is drawn from Oreochromis aureus strain Israel breed Guangdong linkage group 1, ZZ_aureus, whole genome shotgun sequence and contains these coding sequences:
- the LOC116329471 gene encoding mucin-5AC-like yields the protein MKMRNLLLAVVLGLLAAVHSTPVNTVTQNPDNPDEGFLKDAMTEGFIVGPSPTLTTETPKINATVQASQTPVYNSEDMTEGSAAGKISDISTTSISPHETTTLSISHAQTSAFIGSPVSEGSGLGETSDESPIPFTLDTTTTNATNAPTSNSTESYVFEGSAVESPSPFTLDTTTTNATNAPTSNSTESYVFEGSAVESTIPFALDTTTATHAPTSDFTERYLLKGRGSGYASPSLISHTTTTSVPSEDQSSNTSNNNVLSQTTDPAVSTSDVTTNLDSGSGSELVETTTVSSKVSRQNRNFLHQENNQYKRKGQQAPQTQTQTTNTEPTHKGHVTPDWIIILGFIVGVAALVILCVAIATRHKWNGPNQANLTVATNNQQREREMETFLPNEKPKENGNSGEYTVIPLEDIPQNGPSY